One region of Gossypium raimondii isolate GPD5lz chromosome 6, ASM2569854v1, whole genome shotgun sequence genomic DNA includes:
- the LOC105772680 gene encoding metacaspase-9, translating to MATECKKRAVLVGCNYPNTFKELSGCVNDAKAMRDMILSRFGFDSENVELLTDEPESKYKPTRANIMAALKKMVDAAKEGDVLLFHFSGHGIVDRIDHHQPSNKGEAIVPCDFNPIFDVDLGQLIKQLPSGSSFTMVSDSCHSGGLIDKSKEQIGPHSTLRGIALPVDYKTRGISLGTLYQCLQTVANVIIATQSLFPTRALGNAINTGTGNMEGIGSILTTIFGNNVSLKFLPHDERDIVNLRSLTEDEGILLSGCQANEESSDMGASDKTGGMGFGAFTYTVLKVIRESNDALTNRELVVKVRNEIIKLGCGQQHPCLYCTDENADAAFLGNQPNTTTGA from the exons ATGGCCACCGAATGTAAGAAGAGAGCCGTTCTGGTCGGATGCAACTACCCCAACACCTTCAAAGAGTTGAGCGGATGCGTAAACGATGCGAAAGCCATGAGAGATATGATCTTGAGCAGGTTTGGCTTTGATTCCGAAAATGTTGAGCTCCTAACTGATGAACCAGAGTCCAAGTATAAGCCTACACGGGCAAACATTATGGCTGCACTCAAGAAGATGGTGGACGCGGCTAAAGAAGGAGATGTCCTGCTTTTCCACTTTAGTGGACATGGAATTGTGGACCGCATTGACCACCACCAGCCTTCCAACAAGGGTGAAGCAATTGTGCCTTGTGATTTCAATCCCATTTTTG ACGTGGACTTGGGGCAATTGATTAAGCAACTACCAAGTGGATCAAGCTTCACAATGGTTTCGGATTCCTGCCACAGTGGTGGTCTGATTGATAAAAGTAAAGAACAAATTGGACCCCATAGTACTCTAAGGGGTATAGCACTACCTGTTGATTACAAGACTAGGGGCATTTCCTTAGGAACCTTATACCAGTGCCTACAAACAGTAGCCAACGTCATAATCGCGACACAAAGCTTATTTCCCACAAGAGCACTTGGGAATGCCATCAACACTGGAACAGGTAATATGGAGGGTATTGGCTCTATTTTGACCACAATCTTTGGGAACAATGTGAGTCTCAAATTCCTACCCCATGATGAACGTGATATTGTGAATTTGAGGTCACTGACGGAGGATGAGGGAATTCTGTTAAGTGGGTGCCAAGCCAATGAGGAATCGAGTGATATGGGAGCGAGTGACAAAACCGGAGGAATGGGGTTTGGGGCCTTTACCTATACAGTTCTGAAGGTCATCAGGGAGAGCAATGATGCATTAACCAATAGAGAACTTGTGGTGAAGGTCAGGAATGAAATAATAAAGCTAGGATGTGGACAGCAGCACCCTTGCCTTTATTGCACTGATGAGAATGCTGATGCAGCTTTTCTTGGCAACCAACCCAACACCACTACGGGTGCGTAA